The region CCGTGGAGTAGAAGGACTTCCCCCTCTCATTGCACCACAAGCAAATCTTCCCCACACCAACTTTCTCTCCTGGAAAAGTaagttgagaaaaaaaatatgaaagcagCTTTTTGCAGCCAGATTAGGGCTCATTGTCGATGTCCACAATTCAAAAAGCAGCCATCAAGTTGCTGATTTTCACAAAATCAGCCGGTCACTCAATCCAAGATTGAGGAGAAGCCCCAAACTAATGCCCCCCAATAATGTGGTATTTTgtcattcaaaaggaaaaaacgACTGAACTTACCCAAATATTTAATCAGTCCCTTAAGATCGGAAAGATACTCTACATCAGGAATAAAGAAGCTGTGCACTTTAGTCATATGAGCCACGTTCTTCGTGAGGGAGCTTGAATGATGGGGACAAAACAAGCAGTCAGTTACGGGGATGGCGCCACGCGGGGTGCTTCCTCCAGCCTCTTCCTCCGCTGCCTCCTCCTCCGGGGCTGCAGCATCCTCACATTCCAGTTCCTCATCAGAATCAATATCCTcccactctgcaagccagagatTTGAAAAACAGTTAGCTGAAGATCTCAAAGTCAGCCAATCATCCACCACACACCGGTCGGCATGGCTAAGGAATGCTTTCATCCTTCTTTTTCAGCGCACAGTAAACCCCTTGAAGGAAGCACGTGCTCCTTTCCTATGCATATATGAACACATGCAATCAGCGTCAGGGGGATGAGGGAAAAATAGCTCATTAAGTCAAGAAGCCTAGGTTGCTGGCTCCAGCCCCACACTGCAAGTTAGCTAGCCGATTCTGAGCACCTCAAACTCAGAGCAAAGCCATCATGACCAGAAACCCAATGGAATTAAACATTCTGCAGCACATGGTGTGAGGGTACTATGTTCTCCTTCTGCATATGTTAACAATCTCCTCCTTCAACAGAGAATGTATcctttcattctacaaatatttactaactattccccccaccccccgttaAGGTTTCAGTCCCTGAATCGACAACAGTGAGCTAAACACACAAAATGCCCTGTGGGGGTGCTGGCCACACCAGCCACTTCAGAAACCAAGGAAACACCCTCACGCATCACCTTCACCTGAAAACGGACACCTCCCCCCTCCAACCTCAAAGATAAACTGGAAGCTTGAGGACCAGCCCcgtcccccgcccctccccgccccccagacAGGCCCCCACCATCTGCATCCAGGTCGTCCtcactctcctcctccccctgctgTTTGGCCAACTTCTTCGCCTGCTGTTCAAACCACTGCAACCGGGGAGGCTTCTCGACCGGGTCTCGCTGCTGAGTCCCACGTCCTCCAGCGGCCACGGTCACTGGACTCCGGGACTCCGCCTCGGGCGCTGGGGCCGCCTTCTTGGGAGACGTGGACGGCTGGGCCTTGATAACCTGCTGGATGGCCGCGTTCACCGCATCCCTGTCCACGCCCAGCCCTTCCTTCAAGTTCTTTTCATTCAGGATCGCCACTTTCCGACTCACCGCCTCCTTCTCCAGCTCCACGTGCCGCCGGGACCTCAGATGGTTTTCGTAGGCCTTGAAGGAGGCAAACTTCTTACTGCAGACGGTGCAGTAGGTGGCCGCGCCCTTGCTCTCCGGCTCCGCCAGGGCCCGCTGCGCCCGCACCCGCTCCTGGAAGCCCTCGGCGGCGACCGGGGCCATGCCGGCCACTTTGCGCCTCAGGTTGTAGCGGTGCCAGTCCGTCTTGTAGTGGGCCCGCTGCGCCTCCGCGTCGTCCAACAGCGCCCGGCAGGTGTTGCAGGTGTAGGTCGCCATCGCCAGCCGGAAAATAAGAGGGGAACCAAGGCAGCAGTCTAGCGATCACTGAGCGCCCTGACCCCACCAGACACTCGGACCGTAAGCCTCAAGACCCCCGAAGAGCCGGATTGCGAGCTGACTTCCGGACTGGATAGAATTATTTCCGGCCTGACAGGAAGTCCCGCCTCGACCTGTAGCCACGCCCCCGCCGCGGAGAGGCCAGAGGCCCCGGGAAGGTGGGGGAAGCCCGGGAGGGATCCGGCCCCGCCCAGTCGGCCTGAGGTGGGTGTTGATTGGGTTGGCGTAAGGAGGGTTGTGATTGGATGGGCCTGAGGCAGGTGATGATTGGATGAGCCTGAGACGAGTGGTGATTGGATGGGCCTGAGGTGATTGTTGTTTAGGTCTCCGCGAGGTGTGGGATCGGTGGATCCGCGTGAGCTGGGTTGACCAGAAGTAATAGGTGTTCATTGAGTCGACCGAGGTGGGTGTTGCCCTGAGTTGGGTGTGATCGACAGGCCTCGCCCACGCAGGTTACTGTcctttttggctgtgctgtgaggCGTGGTGCTGGGAAGGCGACCACCGCGCGGGACGGAGGACTGGGGAGCCGGGAGGACTGATGCGTGCGACCGCCCGACCGTCTGGATTCTCTGAGGTCTGCGCCCTGCACCCCTGCAGCCCGGGAGTGGGTGTCACGAAAGCCAGAGATGCTGGCCAGCCCGGGGGTCGACCGGAGACTCGGGTTAGAGGCTGAGGGAACTCACAGGAAAACCGGAGACTCCCGGCCAGAACC is a window of Globicephala melas chromosome 3, mGloMel1.2, whole genome shotgun sequence DNA encoding:
- the ZNF622 gene encoding cytoplasmic 60S subunit biogenesis factor ZNF622, which gives rise to MATYTCNTCRALLDDAEAQRAHYKTDWHRYNLRRKVAGMAPVAAEGFQERVRAQRALAEPESKGAATYCTVCSKKFASFKAYENHLRSRRHVELEKEAVSRKVAILNEKNLKEGLGVDRDAVNAAIQQVIKAQPSTSPKKAAPAPEAESRSPVTVAAGGRGTQQRDPVEKPPRLQWFEQQAKKLAKQQGEEESEDDLDADEWEDIDSDEELECEDAAAPEEEAAEEEAGGSTPRGAIPVTDCLFCPHHSSSLTKNVAHMTKVHSFFIPDVEYLSDLKGLIKYLGEKVGVGKICLWCNERGKSFYSTEAVQAHMNDRSHCKLFTDGDALLEFADFYDFRSSYPDHKEGEDPDETEDLPSERALEYEDDTMELILPSGARVGHRSLMRYYKQRFGLSRAVAVAKNQKAVGRVLQQYRALGWAGSTGAALVRQRDMQYVQRMKSKWMLKMGMKNNATKQMHFRPQVLF